TGGACCAACCATATATGCACGAGATGGAGACACAATTATCATCCATGTTTTAAATCAGTCGCCCTATAACATTACTATTCACTGGTAACACAAATTATCCAAAACCATTTAACAACCCCCAAAGGGAATGTTGAGTTATGTTTTGTTCACGTTGTATGGTTTCTTTCTTAATGCAGGCATGGAGTCTTTCAGCTTTTGAGTGCATGGGCAGATGGGCCAGCATACATAACTCAATGTCCTATACCCTCCGGACAAAGTTATACTTACAAATTTAATATCACAGGACAAGAAGGCACCCTTTGGTGGCATGCCCACATTTCGTGGCTTCGCGCAACTGTCCATGGAGCGCTTATAATACACCCGAAAACCGGTCGATCCTTCCCCTTCCCCAAGCCCGCCAAAGAAGTTCCCATCATATTAGGTCATTAATGATTAAACTACACCATTCAACTTGTTTAACGTTAATCTTAATACGTACTTCAAATAGTAAATTTGATGACTAATTATATATTGACTGTTTGATGGAATTGCAGGAGATTGGTACAGTGGCAATGTGGTCGACATTGAGCAAGAAGGCCTATCCAAAGGAATAGCTCCTAACCTTTCAAATGCTTACACCATCAATGGACTTCCCGGCGATCTCTACGATTGCTCCCAAAATCGTACGtaaccatgcatgcatgcatactcataaatttattaatttagtTTATATGTTATTTTTACATGGTGAATATTAACAAATTGACATCAAATTATCAGAAACATATCAACTCAGTGTGGTGAGAGGAAAGACCTACCTGCTACGCCTAATCAACGCTGCACTCAATACCCAACTTTTCTTCAAGATAGCCAACCACAGCATGACAGTTGTTGCCATTGATGCCTCCTACACAACTCCTTATGTCACAGACGTGGTGGTTACTGGACCCGGTCAGACCACTGACGTTCTCGTCAAATTCAATCAACTTAATGGATCTTATTACATGGCCGCCACTCCCTACGCTAGCGCTGACGATACTGTCGGCTTTGATAACTCAACAACCAAAGGCATCATCGTCTACAAGGGCTACACGTCATCAACCCCCATTATGCCCCCTATGCCCAACCCTCACGACACGCCGTTGGCCAACAAGTTCTACACCAATCTCACCAGCCTCTCTAATGGGCCACACTGGGTCCCGGTCCCACGCAAAGTGGACGAGCACATGTTCGTGACAGTCGGCGTTAACTTGGCGATGTGTCCTGAAAATGCCACGTGTCAGGGCTTATTCAATAACCGATTGTCCGCAAGCATGAACAACGAGTCATTCATGGTCCCGACCAATACGTCCATGCTGGAAGCACATTTTAACAATGTGAGCGGGGTTTACACCAGAGATTTTCCTAGCAAGCCTCCGGTCAAGTTTGACTACACGGACACGAACCTTAGCCTCGACCTATCCCTGATATTTGCGCCAAAATCAACCGAGGTCAAGACGCTAAAGTTCAATTCGACAGTACAGTTGGTGTTTCAGAACATAGCGTTTTTGGCCATCGAGAACCACCCGATGCATCTCCATGGCTTCAGTTTCCATGTATTGGCACAAGGGTTTGGAAATTACGATCCGATTAATGACCCCAAAAAATTTAACTTCGTTAATCCGCAAGTACGCAACACAATTGGTGTGCCAGTCGGAGGATGGGCTGTGATCAGGTTTCGAGCAAATAATCCTGGTTGGTTTTCTTAATCATCTCATTAATTAAGtttctttgtatcttcaatatGTTATAAATAATTAAGTTTTGATTATTTGTTTTAAATTATTGTTTCAGGTATCTGGTACGTGCATTGTCATTTGGACGTTCATCTGCCTTGGGGGCTGGCCATGGCTTTTGAGGTTGAAAATGGAGGGACGCCAGAATCTACTTTACCTCCACCACCACTTGATCTGCCCAAATGTTAGAAGTTGTTTGGAAGACACCTCAAAATATTGTTTCACTTTGTATTCTTGAAATTATATTACCGAGGTCAATTTCATTCGTTTTGTTACAAGTGAATAACCTTTGTAATAAACCTTGTGACAAAATGTATTGTAtaataggaaaattaatgaaaatggtttgaaaactttgagttataatgataaggacaaaataaagggtaaagtgaatagtaccagaattgactttttagtgtaaaaatatggttttttgtaaagtgaacagtaccgtgtgcttttcgttaaagttgcCTTGTGCAAGTTGGTCATCATTGTTTGactaaaatcaaaataaattataaaatattaataattgaGGTGCATGTTAGGATACAATAATGTTATtcttatcatatttttataccacatttataTACCAACTTATGTGACATCTGATATAaacaaccacaacaacaacaacaacaacaaagccttttcccactaagtggggtcggctatatgaatcatagaacgccattgcgctcggttttgtgtcatgtcctccgttagatccaagtactcaagtcttttcttagggtctcttccaaagttttcctaggtcttcctctaccccttcggccctgaacctctttcccgtagtcacattttcgaaccggagcgtcagtaggccttctttgcacatgtccaaaccaccggaaccgattttctctcatctttccttcaattttggctactcctactttacctcggatatcctcattcccaatcttatcctttctcgtgtgcccacacatcccacgaagcatcctcatctccgctacacccattttatgtacgtgttgatgcttcaccgcccaacattatgtgccatacaacatcgatggccttattgccgtcctataaaattttcccttgagcttcagtggcctacgacggtcacacaacacgccggatgcactcttacacttcatccatccagcttgtattctatggttgagatctccatctaattctccgttctcttgcaagatagatcctaggtagcgaaaacggtcactttttgtgatcttcgctagattgctccggtcattagtgtggataagtatataaatggatagagataggaaagcaaacacaagatgtacatggttcacccagattggctacgtccacggaatagaggagttctcattaattgtgaagggtttacacaagtacataggttcaaactctcctttagtgaatacaagtgaatgatttagtacaaatgacattaggaaatattgtgggagaatgatctcgtaaccatgaaacttctaagtaccggagtatggt
The nucleotide sequence above comes from Malus sylvestris chromosome 16, drMalSylv7.2, whole genome shotgun sequence. Encoded proteins:
- the LOC126607043 gene encoding laccase-7-like gives rise to the protein MARLAFVLACALALLASSVASGAIVEHSFSVNNMTVTRLCQNQSITVVNESYPGPTIYARDGDTIIIHVLNQSPYNITIHWHGVFQLLSAWADGPAYITQCPIPSGQSYTYKFNITGQEGTLWWHAHISWLRATVHGALIIHPKTGRSFPFPKPAKEVPIILGDWYSGNVVDIEQEGLSKGIAPNLSNAYTINGLPGDLYDCSQNQTYQLSVVRGKTYLLRLINAALNTQLFFKIANHSMTVVAIDASYTTPYVTDVVVTGPGQTTDVLVKFNQLNGSYYMAATPYASADDTVGFDNSTTKGIIVYKGYTSSTPIMPPMPNPHDTPLANKFYTNLTSLSNGPHWVPVPRKVDEHMFVTVGVNLAMCPENATCQGLFNNRLSASMNNESFMVPTNTSMLEAHFNNVSGVYTRDFPSKPPVKFDYTDTNLSLDLSLIFAPKSTEVKTLKFNSTVQLVFQNIAFLAIENHPMHLHGFSFHVLAQGFGNYDPINDPKKFNFVNPQVRNTIGVPVGGWAVIRFRANNPGIWYVHCHLDVHLPWGLAMAFEVENGGTPESTLPPPPLDLPKC